From a single Mesorhizobium shangrilense genomic region:
- a CDS encoding Lrp/AsnC family transcriptional regulator, which translates to MDEETDGIQQNKPAARDLDAIDRKILGVLVDDATISYAELGDRVGLSPPAAHERVKRLRRSGAIRGTVALVDPKAVRKPLLAFVHVDTRGWGKTPELMAISEHPEVEEIHSVAGDSCMLLKVRTEDTRALEGLLARLYETPGVVSTRSYVVLSTYLERPVQPGNTKEWPTPRHMTKPLY; encoded by the coding sequence ATGGATGAAGAAACAGATGGCATTCAGCAGAACAAGCCTGCGGCCCGTGATCTCGACGCGATAGACCGAAAGATATTAGGCGTCCTGGTCGATGATGCCACGATCAGCTACGCCGAACTCGGCGATCGCGTCGGCCTTTCGCCGCCGGCGGCCCATGAAAGGGTCAAGCGGCTTCGGCGCAGCGGCGCCATCCGCGGCACCGTCGCACTCGTCGATCCCAAGGCCGTGCGCAAACCACTGCTTGCCTTCGTGCATGTCGACACCAGGGGCTGGGGAAAGACTCCCGAACTGATGGCGATTTCCGAGCATCCGGAAGTCGAGGAGATCCATTCGGTGGCCGGCGATTCCTGCATGCTGCTGAAGGTCCGCACCGAGGACACAAGGGCACTCGAAGGCCTGTTGGCCCGGCTTTACGAGACGCCTGGCGTCGTCTCGACCAGAAGCTACGTGGTTCTGTCGACCTATCTCGAGCGACCGGTGCAGCCCGGAAACACAAAGGAGTGGCCGACGCCCCGGCACATGACCAAGCCTTTGTATTAG
- a CDS encoding GFA family protein has protein sequence MIAAGDMFRPVIVEKAMLKTHTGSCHCGKVRFEADIDISQGTVKCNCSTCTKTRSWIGFVAPQNFRLVSGAQSQTEYQWTPPGREGPSIQYHFCSTCGTRMPARGDIPALGGVVYAIPMAALDDVDPDELAAAPVMYVDGRHDRFDRTPDDIRLM, from the coding sequence TTGATTGCAGCCGGCGACATGTTCCGGCCCGTGATCGTGGAGAAGGCAATGCTGAAAACTCATACAGGGAGCTGCCACTGCGGCAAAGTCCGGTTCGAGGCCGATATCGACATCAGCCAAGGCACCGTCAAATGCAATTGTTCGACGTGCACCAAGACGCGCTCCTGGATCGGGTTCGTCGCGCCACAAAACTTCCGTCTCGTATCGGGAGCGCAATCGCAGACTGAATACCAATGGACGCCGCCTGGCAGAGAAGGTCCCAGCATCCAGTATCATTTCTGCTCGACGTGTGGGACCCGGATGCCGGCACGAGGCGATATCCCGGCCCTTGGTGGCGTCGTCTATGCCATTCCGATGGCGGCGCTTGACGATGTCGACCCGGACGAGTTGGCGGCCGCCCCGGTGATGTATGTTGACGGCAGGCACGATCGCTTCGATCGGACTCCCGATGACATCAGGCTGATGTAA
- a CDS encoding sigma-70 family RNA polymerase sigma factor: MTMQQRYEPTGLFDVRYAAFLATVAHLRVRLHRYCARMTGSTLDAEDVMQEALFEAYRKIEKLDDPGALRPWLFRIAHNRCIDFLRSRQARERAEANFAEDEIILPVEPAGQGAERAIERLVIHLPPKERACVLLKDVFDYSLEEIADLVDSTVGGVKAALSRGRSKLAALPAEPLADSAPERDPELSKLLSRYVELFNRRDWDGVRALTSADAQLRVSDCFRGQLSESPYFVEYEKGKATWKMVVGEVDGEALLLVLHRNDDDVWKPAYPVRIQAADGTIDRIADYYACPWMLPAALVVGVDPDNTGIDADSMRRFTEASPAGR; the protein is encoded by the coding sequence ATGACGATGCAACAGAGATACGAACCCACCGGGCTTTTCGACGTCCGTTACGCCGCCTTCCTGGCGACGGTCGCGCATTTGCGCGTGCGACTGCATCGCTACTGCGCACGCATGACGGGTTCCACGCTCGACGCTGAAGACGTGATGCAGGAAGCGCTGTTCGAGGCCTACCGGAAGATCGAGAAGCTCGATGATCCCGGCGCCCTTCGCCCCTGGCTGTTTCGCATTGCGCACAATCGCTGCATCGATTTCCTGCGCAGCCGGCAGGCGCGCGAGCGGGCGGAAGCCAATTTTGCCGAGGATGAGATCATCTTGCCCGTCGAGCCGGCTGGCCAGGGTGCCGAGCGCGCGATCGAACGGCTGGTGATCCACCTGCCGCCCAAGGAGCGCGCCTGCGTTCTGCTCAAGGATGTCTTCGATTATTCGCTGGAAGAGATCGCCGACCTCGTCGATTCGACGGTGGGCGGCGTCAAGGCGGCGTTGAGCCGTGGACGGTCGAAGCTGGCGGCGTTGCCAGCGGAGCCGCTTGCGGATTCGGCGCCCGAGCGCGATCCTGAACTTTCGAAACTGCTCAGTCGCTATGTCGAACTCTTCAATCGCCGCGACTGGGACGGCGTGCGGGCACTGACCAGCGCCGATGCACAGCTGCGGGTCTCGGATTGTTTCCGAGGCCAGCTGTCGGAATCGCCCTATTTTGTCGAATATGAAAAGGGCAAGGCGACCTGGAAGATGGTGGTTGGCGAGGTCGATGGCGAGGCGCTTTTGCTCGTTCTTCATCGAAACGACGACGACGTTTGGAAGCCCGCCTACCCGGTTCGAATCCAGGCAGCCGATGGGACCATCGATCGCATCGCCGATTATTATGCTTGCCCCTGGATGTTGCCGGCAGCTCTCGTTGTCGGCGTCGATCCCGATAATACAGGGATCGACGCCGACAGTATGAGGCGCTTTACTGAAGCTTCGCCTGCAGGGCGTTGA
- a CDS encoding ABC transporter substrate-binding protein, whose product MTKTILQITTALALLTAAGAAHAADCKITVGLVMELTGPAGEYGQAGAKSVEMAFRDINDAGGVRGCDLATDTRDSQSQGNIAVDAATQLVQVKKVPVIIGGIISSVSIPILTSVTAPAKIVQVSPASSSPTLTTLGRDGKTNGIFFRTITSDALQGVAAAKYAVDKGFKKLAIIHVNNDFGVNMSAEFSRAYKALGGTIVSDTPYNEKQSSYASEVTAAMAGGPDGLYLVSTPVDGATIARTWISQGGVQKFLLNDGMNSPDFIESVGADYLKDAYGTSSGTSPTASTDYFMKNYKAFSGIEPSNPAADRSYDAGAIVGLAIAIAGSEDPAKIKDAMYKAVDPAGTPIFAGKEEFAKALGLIKDGKPIRYEGVIGPVAFDKYGDITGPFRLWKITDGKVTTDGEMTTDDVNALQAKLQ is encoded by the coding sequence ATGACCAAGACGATCCTTCAAATCACCACCGCGCTCGCGCTGCTGACCGCAGCCGGCGCAGCCCACGCCGCCGATTGCAAGATCACCGTCGGCCTCGTCATGGAACTGACCGGTCCGGCCGGCGAATACGGCCAGGCCGGCGCCAAATCGGTCGAGATGGCTTTCCGTGACATCAATGACGCCGGTGGCGTGCGCGGCTGCGATCTGGCGACCGATACCCGTGACAGCCAGAGCCAGGGCAACATCGCGGTCGACGCCGCGACGCAGTTGGTTCAGGTGAAGAAGGTGCCGGTCATCATCGGCGGCATCATCTCCTCCGTGTCGATCCCGATCCTGACCTCGGTCACCGCACCGGCCAAGATCGTCCAGGTCTCGCCCGCTTCGTCCTCGCCGACGCTGACGACGCTCGGGCGTGACGGCAAGACCAACGGCATCTTCTTCCGCACCATCACCTCGGATGCACTGCAGGGCGTCGCCGCCGCCAAATACGCCGTCGACAAGGGCTTCAAGAAGCTTGCGATCATCCACGTCAACAACGACTTCGGCGTCAACATGTCGGCGGAATTCTCGCGCGCCTACAAGGCACTCGGCGGCACCATCGTCTCCGACACGCCCTACAACGAAAAGCAGTCGAGCTATGCCTCCGAAGTCACGGCGGCGATGGCCGGCGGGCCGGATGGGCTTTATCTCGTCAGCACGCCCGTCGATGGCGCGACCATCGCTCGCACCTGGATCTCGCAGGGCGGCGTCCAGAAATTCCTGCTCAATGACGGCATGAACAGCCCGGACTTCATCGAGTCCGTCGGCGCCGACTATCTGAAGGATGCCTATGGCACCTCGTCCGGCACCAGCCCGACCGCATCGACCGACTATTTCATGAAGAACTACAAGGCATTCTCCGGCATCGAACCGTCGAACCCGGCGGCCGACCGTTCCTATGATGCCGGCGCCATTGTCGGGCTGGCCATCGCCATTGCCGGCTCCGAGGATCCGGCCAAGATCAAGGACGCGATGTACAAGGCGGTCGATCCCGCCGGCACGCCGATCTTTGCCGGCAAGGAGGAGTTCGCCAAGGCGCTCGGCCTGATCAAGGACGGCAAGCCGATCCGCTACGAAGGCGTCATCGGCCCGGTCGCCTTCGACAAGTACGGCGACATTACCGGCCCGTTCCGCCTCTGGAAGATCACCGACGGCAAGGTGACCACTGACGGCGAAATGACGACGGATGACGTCAACGCCCTGCAGGCGAAGCTTCAGTAA
- a CDS encoding aldo/keto reductase: MTARTFELSPGYAISRVIRGGWQLAGGHGAIDRGQAVSDLIATFDAGIWTYDCADIYTGVEELIGAARLRLASERGLDVAARMRVHTKLVPDLERLSNISRDYIRGIVEQSLRRLKTERLDLVQFHWWDYALPGYVDAMGWLDEMRREGKVRNLGTTNFDTQRLTEILDAGIPLVSQQLQYSVLDQRPAKSLAALAARNGFNFLCYGSVAGGFLSDRWLGVAEPDMPLENRSLVKYKLIIDDFGGWELFQQLLGALKAVGDRHGVDIATIASAWVLEQPQVAAVIVGARNQAHALANAGIMDIALDAGDRARIAAVIAQGNGLEGDVYTLERDRHGRHGSIMHYNLNAGKK, translated from the coding sequence ATGACCGCCAGGACCTTCGAACTCAGCCCGGGCTATGCGATCTCGCGCGTCATTCGCGGCGGCTGGCAGCTTGCCGGCGGGCATGGCGCGATCGATCGCGGCCAGGCGGTGAGCGACCTCATCGCAACTTTCGATGCGGGCATCTGGACCTATGACTGCGCCGATATCTATACCGGCGTCGAGGAACTGATTGGTGCCGCGCGCCTGCGGCTTGCCAGCGAGCGCGGTCTCGATGTCGCCGCCAGGATGCGGGTGCACACCAAGCTGGTGCCCGATCTCGAAAGGCTGTCGAACATCAGCCGCGACTACATCCGCGGCATCGTCGAGCAATCGCTGCGCCGGCTAAAGACCGAGCGGCTCGACCTCGTGCAGTTCCACTGGTGGGATTATGCGTTGCCCGGTTATGTCGATGCGATGGGGTGGCTCGACGAGATGCGCCGCGAGGGCAAGGTGCGCAATCTCGGCACCACCAACTTCGACACGCAGCGCCTGACCGAAATCCTCGATGCGGGTATCCCGCTGGTCAGCCAGCAACTGCAATATTCCGTGCTCGACCAGCGGCCAGCCAAAAGCCTTGCGGCACTCGCGGCCAGGAACGGCTTCAATTTCCTCTGCTACGGTTCCGTGGCGGGCGGGTTTTTGAGCGACAGGTGGCTTGGCGTTGCCGAGCCCGACATGCCGCTCGAAAACCGCTCGCTGGTCAAATACAAGCTGATCATCGATGATTTCGGCGGCTGGGAACTCTTCCAGCAACTGCTTGGCGCGCTGAAAGCCGTCGGCGATCGCCACGGGGTCGACATCGCCACCATCGCCAGCGCCTGGGTGCTCGAACAGCCGCAGGTGGCGGCCGTCATCGTTGGCGCGCGCAATCAGGCGCACGCGCTCGCCAATGCGGGGATCATGGATATCGCGCTTGATGCCGGGGATCGGGCTCGGATTGCCGCGGTCATCGCGCAAGGCAATGGTCTTGAGGGAGACGTCTACACGCTGGAGCGCGATCGTCACGGCCGCCATGGCTCGATCATGCATTACAACCTGAATGCGGGGAAGAAATGA
- a CDS encoding TIGR04076 family protein produces MADDSFELFDLRVEAVIPDGKPIYCGAKPGDYLELKGEMLSMPAGQGFSIYSLAAVLPLLAAKQRPTDRNDWMTSDAEIACPDPNCASRLRIVRTGKRRFSHAETTAVPLPKENEER; encoded by the coding sequence ATGGCCGACGACAGTTTCGAACTCTTCGATCTCCGCGTCGAGGCGGTCATCCCCGATGGCAAGCCGATCTATTGCGGCGCCAAACCCGGCGACTATTTAGAACTCAAGGGGGAGATGCTGTCGATGCCGGCGGGGCAGGGGTTCTCGATCTATTCGCTTGCCGCCGTCCTGCCGCTGCTGGCGGCCAAGCAGCGCCCGACCGACAGGAATGACTGGATGACGTCGGACGCCGAGATCGCCTGCCCGGACCCGAATTGCGCCAGCCGGCTGCGCATCGTCCGAACCGGAAAACGGCGCTTCAGCCATGCTGAAACGACGGCCGTGCCGTTGCCGAAGGAGAATGAAGAGAGATGA
- a CDS encoding DUF3830 family protein, which yields MTSRAIIITESRSELSVTALLLPQKAPENAAFLWAYLEQPRDVPGIHAMWTGPEISCPVPATHLEGQSYAMALPAENATLTPQPGDIVLSYVPPRMWGGNPNAIFDIGLFYGQGARLLFPIGWLAGSVVAQVRPEDRERFAAACGIIRRNGACDVTFTRVEI from the coding sequence ATGACCAGCCGCGCCATCATCATCACCGAATCCCGTTCCGAACTCTCGGTCACGGCACTGCTGTTGCCGCAAAAGGCGCCTGAGAACGCCGCCTTCCTCTGGGCCTATCTCGAGCAGCCGCGCGACGTGCCGGGTATCCATGCGATGTGGACCGGCCCGGAAATCTCCTGCCCGGTCCCCGCCACGCATCTGGAGGGCCAGTCGTATGCCATGGCCCTGCCGGCGGAGAATGCGACGCTGACGCCGCAGCCCGGCGATATCGTGCTCTCCTATGTGCCGCCGCGCATGTGGGGCGGCAATCCCAATGCGATTTTCGATATCGGCCTGTTCTACGGTCAGGGCGCGCGCCTGCTCTTCCCGATCGGCTGGCTCGCCGGCAGCGTTGTCGCGCAGGTCCGCCCTGAGGACCGTGAGCGGTTCGCCGCCGCCTGCGGTATCATCCGCCGCAACGGCGCCTGCGATGTCACCTTCACCCGTGTGGAGATCTGA
- a CDS encoding GntR family transcriptional regulator — translation MQKAAIEKNNGSIAAQLTPVGRETVQDRVYSELRRALIGGLFEPSQVLTIRGLAEALVTSTMPVREALGRLITEKALEALPNRSVRVPPITLERMDDLLRARSLIEGEAIALAATRMSPRQIASIEAMLGEWDEMRALKQKKDVDREATLNQSFHFEIYRCCGSAVLIPMIESLWLQSGPCIRVAIYAFSEAGEVDTAHYHRGIVAALAKQDAQAAREALVADISRPFAFLRDKLQSAKD, via the coding sequence ATGCAAAAGGCTGCCATCGAAAAGAACAATGGGTCGATCGCAGCCCAGCTCACGCCCGTTGGTCGCGAAACCGTGCAGGATCGTGTCTATTCCGAGCTGCGCCGGGCACTGATCGGCGGTCTTTTCGAGCCGAGTCAGGTTTTGACCATCCGTGGCCTCGCCGAGGCGCTGGTCACCTCGACCATGCCGGTACGCGAGGCGCTGGGGCGACTGATCACGGAAAAGGCGCTGGAGGCGCTTCCCAACCGCTCCGTGCGGGTTCCTCCCATCACCCTGGAGCGTATGGACGATCTCCTGCGCGCCCGGTCCCTTATCGAGGGCGAAGCGATTGCGCTTGCGGCGACGCGCATGAGCCCGCGCCAGATCGCGTCCATCGAAGCCATGCTCGGCGAATGGGACGAGATGCGCGCGCTGAAGCAAAAGAAAGACGTCGACCGCGAAGCGACGCTCAACCAGAGCTTCCATTTCGAGATCTACCGCTGCTGCGGTTCGGCCGTGTTGATCCCGATGATCGAAAGCCTCTGGCTGCAATCGGGACCTTGCATCCGCGTTGCGATCTACGCCTTTTCCGAGGCCGGCGAGGTCGATACCGCCCACTATCACCGCGGCATCGTCGCAGCGCTCGCCAAGCAGGATGCGCAGGCCGCGCGAGAGGCGCTGGTGGCCGACATCAGCCGCCCCTTCGCCTTCCTGCGCGACAAGCTCCAATCCGCTAAGGACTGA
- a CDS encoding ABC transporter ATP-binding protein, which yields MSETIEGGPRAPVLTAKHVVRRFGGLVAVNDVSFEVRKGEILGLIGPNGAGKTTMFDLLAGSILPTSGEILLNGVNVSGEAAHRRIGRGLGRTFQIPRPLPNLTLIENVMLAAQGQSGERLLANFLTPWRVAAEEKVAETKAGELLELVALARLAHEPARVLSGGQRKLLELARVMMADPAIILLDEPAAGVNATLLEVIIDRIRDINARGITFLLIEHNIDMVTRLCDRVLVMAGGQLLCEGTADEVARDPRVIEAYLGGAAAA from the coding sequence ATGAGCGAGACGATCGAAGGAGGACCCCGCGCGCCGGTTCTGACGGCAAAACATGTCGTCCGGCGCTTTGGCGGGCTGGTCGCGGTCAACGATGTCTCGTTCGAGGTCCGCAAGGGCGAAATACTCGGTCTTATCGGCCCTAACGGCGCCGGCAAGACCACGATGTTCGACCTCCTGGCCGGCAGCATCCTGCCGACAAGCGGCGAAATCCTCCTCAACGGCGTCAATGTGTCGGGCGAAGCCGCGCACCGCCGCATCGGCCGTGGCCTTGGCCGCACATTCCAGATCCCCCGCCCCTTGCCCAACCTGACGCTGATCGAGAACGTCATGCTCGCCGCGCAGGGGCAGTCCGGAGAACGGTTGCTGGCCAATTTCCTGACACCCTGGCGGGTGGCGGCCGAAGAGAAGGTCGCCGAAACAAAAGCTGGCGAATTGCTTGAACTCGTCGCCCTTGCCCGCCTCGCCCACGAACCGGCGCGCGTGCTGTCCGGCGGCCAGCGCAAACTGCTTGAGCTCGCCCGCGTGATGATGGCCGACCCGGCGATCATCCTGCTCGACGAGCCGGCGGCGGGCGTCAACGCGACGCTGCTCGAAGTCATCATCGACCGCATTCGCGACATCAACGCGCGCGGCATCACCTTCCTGCTGATCGAGCACAACATCGACATGGTGACGCGGCTCTGCGACCGCGTCCTCGTCATGGCTGGCGGCCAGTTGCTCTGCGAAGGCACAGCCGACGAGGTCGCGCGCGATCCGCGTGTCATCGAGGCCTATCTCGGAGGGGCGGCAGCGGCATGA
- a CDS encoding ABC transporter ATP-binding protein: MSETVLDVRDLVAGYEPGVPIVRGASITVRKGEIVAVLGPNGAGKSSLIKAIAGLVPITAGTVLLDSKDITAAPAHMMVRLGLAFVPQTENIFPLMSVEDNLKVACGILKPLEIPGRIDEMYAAFPDLVRQRRTAAGNLSGGQRQMLAVARALVVHPKVLVLDEPSAGLSPKFVSMVFEMLAGIRKSGVTILLVEQNAKAALAIGDRAYVLVEGKDRHEGVASELWNDPVVAELYLGQRRLNPEARDSGKAPHSEKGGAA; the protein is encoded by the coding sequence ATGAGCGAAACCGTCCTCGATGTCCGCGATCTCGTTGCCGGTTACGAGCCCGGCGTACCGATCGTGCGCGGCGCGTCGATCACCGTCAGAAAGGGTGAGATCGTCGCCGTGCTCGGCCCGAACGGCGCCGGCAAGTCGAGCCTGATCAAGGCCATTGCCGGCCTTGTCCCCATCACCGCCGGCACCGTCCTTCTGGACAGCAAGGACATCACGGCGGCGCCCGCCCATATGATGGTTCGGCTTGGGCTTGCCTTCGTGCCGCAGACCGAAAACATCTTTCCGCTGATGTCGGTCGAAGACAATCTGAAGGTCGCCTGCGGCATCCTGAAGCCGCTAGAAATCCCTGGCCGCATCGACGAAATGTACGCGGCTTTTCCCGATCTCGTGCGCCAGCGCAGGACCGCCGCCGGCAATTTGTCGGGCGGACAGCGGCAGATGCTCGCCGTGGCACGGGCACTGGTCGTACATCCGAAGGTGCTTGTGCTCGACGAGCCATCGGCCGGCTTGTCGCCGAAATTCGTTTCCATGGTCTTCGAGATGCTGGCCGGTATCCGCAAATCCGGCGTCACCATTCTGCTGGTCGAGCAGAACGCCAAGGCAGCACTTGCCATCGGCGATCGTGCCTACGTGCTGGTCGAAGGCAAGGACCGGCACGAGGGCGTTGCTTCCGAACTCTGGAACGACCCGGTGGTCGCCGAGCTCTATCTTGGCCAACGCCGCCTCAACCCCGAAGCCCGGGACTCTGGAAAAGCCCCGCACTCTGAAAAAGGCGGCGCGGCATGA
- a CDS encoding branched-chain amino acid ABC transporter permease, with the protein MNLQFVVDGLLTGSMIGLGAIGVTLTYSILRFSNFAHGDFMAWGTYATLAVVSAIGAMFGKIAPIAPLSFGWPLIVAVIVGMAFTALLALLLDKVLFSRLRTQGQAIIVVMASFGASMALRSLLEFIFTSRPTYFSRAIQIAMPVGWGIRITPDQIALLLVTAVLVLGVHLLMTRTQAGRSMQAFSQNAALARIVGIDVAMIVRMTWIIGGALACVAGVMIGILVQIRPFMGFDMLLPMFAAAILGGIGSIPGAVLGGLIIGLAEAGAVQLIGAEWRAAVSFVILMAVLFVRPFGIFGVRER; encoded by the coding sequence ATGAACCTGCAATTTGTCGTCGACGGACTGCTGACGGGATCGATGATCGGCCTTGGCGCCATCGGCGTGACACTCACCTATTCCATCCTGCGGTTTTCGAACTTCGCCCATGGCGACTTCATGGCCTGGGGTACCTATGCGACGCTCGCCGTCGTCAGCGCCATCGGCGCGATGTTCGGCAAGATCGCGCCCATCGCGCCGCTCTCCTTTGGCTGGCCGCTGATCGTCGCCGTCATCGTCGGCATGGCATTCACGGCGCTGCTGGCGCTGCTGCTCGACAAGGTGCTGTTCTCGCGGCTGCGGACGCAGGGCCAGGCGATCATCGTGGTGATGGCCAGCTTCGGCGCTTCCATGGCACTCAGAAGCCTGCTCGAATTCATCTTCACCTCGCGTCCGACCTATTTCAGCCGTGCCATCCAGATCGCCATGCCGGTCGGTTGGGGCATCCGCATCACCCCCGACCAGATCGCCCTGCTGCTGGTCACCGCCGTGCTCGTGCTCGGCGTGCACCTGCTGATGACGCGCACGCAAGCCGGCCGCTCCATGCAGGCGTTCAGCCAGAACGCGGCGCTGGCCCGTATCGTCGGCATCGACGTCGCTATGATCGTGCGCATGACCTGGATCATTGGCGGGGCGCTGGCCTGTGTCGCGGGCGTCATGATCGGCATCCTCGTGCAGATCCGCCCGTTCATGGGTTTCGACATGCTGTTGCCGATGTTTGCGGCCGCCATCCTCGGCGGCATCGGCAGCATTCCAGGCGCCGTTCTCGGCGGTCTGATCATTGGCCTGGCGGAAGCAGGCGCGGTGCAGCTGATCGGCGCCGAATGGCGCGCCGCCGTCTCCTTCGTCATCCTGATGGCGGTGCTGTTCGTGCGGCCTTTCGGCATCTTCGGCGTGAGGGAAAGATAA
- a CDS encoding branched-chain amino acid ABC transporter permease, whose translation MMDLLGYGAFFLTTALMFSLITLGLNLQWGLTGLFNVGLAGFVAIGAYTSALLTTPEDAARLGGFGLPIVIGWLGAMIVGGIAAAITGMATLRLRSDYLAITTFGVAVVVQLVALNAQRLTGGPFGIGFIPRPFGGLAETPLLFNLSNLAVVSAVTLIVYLALEHLSRSPWGRVLRALREDERAAISLGKSARFYRVQAFAVGGAIMALAGALQAHFIGFIAPDNYLPILTFQVWVMLIVGGSGSNKGAIIGSILVWAIWAGSGAATSALVPPEQQARAAALQIAAIGVMLCIILLVRPGGLFGDMPRRPRFGKAAKAVAGESTAK comes from the coding sequence ATAATGGACCTTCTCGGCTACGGCGCCTTCTTCCTGACCACCGCACTGATGTTTTCGCTGATCACGCTTGGGCTCAATCTGCAGTGGGGGCTGACCGGGCTGTTCAATGTCGGCCTCGCCGGCTTCGTCGCGATCGGCGCCTACACCTCCGCCCTGTTGACCACGCCGGAAGACGCCGCCCGGCTGGGAGGCTTCGGCCTGCCGATCGTCATCGGCTGGCTGGGTGCGATGATCGTGGGCGGCATCGCCGCGGCCATCACCGGCATGGCCACCTTGCGCCTGAGATCGGACTATCTGGCGATCACCACATTCGGCGTTGCCGTGGTCGTGCAACTCGTCGCGCTGAATGCCCAGAGGCTGACCGGCGGCCCCTTCGGCATCGGCTTCATCCCGCGCCCCTTCGGTGGGCTTGCCGAAACGCCCCTGCTGTTCAACCTGTCCAACCTTGCCGTGGTCTCGGCGGTGACGCTGATCGTCTATCTGGCGCTGGAACATCTGTCGCGCAGCCCCTGGGGACGCGTATTGAGGGCGTTGCGCGAGGATGAACGGGCGGCGATTTCGCTGGGCAAAAGCGCCCGGTTCTACCGCGTCCAGGCCTTTGCCGTCGGCGGCGCCATCATGGCGCTGGCCGGCGCGCTGCAGGCACATTTCATCGGCTTCATCGCGCCGGACAATTACCTGCCGATCCTGACCTTCCAGGTCTGGGTGATGCTGATCGTCGGCGGCTCGGGCAGCAACAAGGGCGCTATCATCGGCAGCATCCTGGTCTGGGCGATCTGGGCCGGGTCTGGAGCAGCGACGAGCGCGCTGGTCCCTCCCGAGCAACAGGCGCGCGCCGCGGCCCTGCAGATCGCCGCCATCGGCGTGATGCTGTGCATCATTCTTCTGGTCAGGCCGGGCGGCCTTTTCGGCGACATGCCGCGACGCCCGAGATTCGGCAAGGCCGCGAAGGCCGTTGCGGGCGAAAGCACTGCCAAGTGA